The genome window ttttggatgaaaaataataaaaaaaattgtttcggattaattgatatggtatatatcttggtataaattaatttaattctgtttcagattatttatgaaatatagtaatttgcaattttttttaatctgattctgttttagattatttaattatgaaaaagagtAGCACCCAAGTCTCACTACACTtgtaaatacccctataggttgtagggttttggataatCTAAACACagcctactctctctctcaataccaaaACCCTACTCGAtggtggtgccgttcttatgCAACGATATCGTAACCTGTTTTATCTTAGTAAGCTATCTTTCTACACATACGGTGAGGGGGCGAATACGctttataaacaatttttctttGCCTATTGATCTTcaccatctaatacaataatgagttacactatgATAGATGTTTTGAATGACGGCAGAGATGATAAATTGACAAGAGTAAGCGTTTGTCGGATGTGAGAGGAGACTGGTACCTCAtaaatttaaattgatgtttttgcGAACAACcaatctaaaaaaattggaggaaagaGTCACTAATATACACCTGCATGGATTGGAATTCAACGTCCCGACATGATTAATATTGTTCTACACATACGGTGAGGGGGCGAATACGCTTTATAAACGATTTTTCTTTGGCTATTGATCTTcaccatctaatacaataataagTTACACTATGATAGATGTTTTGAATGACGAtggagatgattgattgacaagagtaagagtttgtcggatgtgaGAGTAGACTACtatttcataaatttaaattgatgtttttgcgaacaaccaatccaaagaaattggagTAAGGAGCCACTATTATACACCTGCATGTATTGGAATTCATACGTcccgacatgattaatgttcgtataaCTAGAACATAATATCTATCCCTATTAAAACCGGGGATGGTTTCGGAGttgcatctcaatatctttttgacttttaCGCAGTTATGTTTTTGCAAGTTTACTGTCTGTTTTATTGGTCAATCAATGTATATAGTTAGATGTCTATCAATCAGTTCTGTTaaaaaacatgattactttttaaaaaaaaaacacaactaaaaataagattcgtcatgttttaaatcgttaattatatgtagaaatttattttcattttttcactcatgaattataatccaattttgtaattttatatattaatattggtattgcatcgagatgttaatgatataaaatttattttattctataaatattaattttgaatcattaatataattttaacagaGTATCACGCGTTTATTTTATCACAGCCGTTGATCGCCATTCCCTTCCTTCCTCGCCAGAAGAAAAGAGGGGTTTTATTAGGGTTTAAGACAAAATGAAAATGGCTTATTCACTCTCAAGAACCCTCTGTCGTTCAGTTTTATCGAATCCCACTAAATCATTCATCCCCgtttcttcctcatcatcttATTGCACTCATGAGTTTAATTCTAACGAAAATACAGCAGCCGCTTCTGCTCAAGTGGAGGGAGATGACGTGTCTCAACGACCCGTTTATGTTGATAGGCCTCTCGAAAATGGGTTGGATTATGGCATTTATAAGGTTACCATCTTCACTTCCATGTCACATTTCtgttaaaatgtatttttattattttttatactaCACTAGTATGTTAAAATGGGTTTTGAATTGTAATTTCCATGTGGCACCAGGCGATTCTTGTGGGGCAAGTGGGTCAGAATCCAGTTCAAAAGAAACTGAGGAGTGGGAGGACTGTCACACTGCTGTCGATAGGAACTGGAGGAATTCGGAATAATCGGAGGCCTCTAGAGAATGAAGAGCCTAAAGATTATGCGAATCGGTGTGCTGTTCAGTGGCATCGCGTTTCAATCTATCGAGAGAAGTTGGGAGAGGTTGCCATTAAGCATGTCACTCCCGGGTCGGTATTTTATTATGTTACTTTTGTAATTCAACTGTTATCTCTTGGAGCTCTTAACTTGTTGCTTCTAGTTGTCGTTTTTAATTTACATGTTAAAAAGCATATGGTTCGCTTTAGAGCAGCCTAATCCTGCAGAATGCGAGGAAAAATTGGCAAGTAATTGCTCATGTATATATCCCATAGGGTTGACTACATATCCCCCAGCCCTATGATGAAGCAGAGAACATGTAATGGAGCCAGTACTTTGCTTATAACTTAAAGTTTTCTCACTAATCTAGATAATCTTGCTGCTCCTAAATTTGTATAAAGCTCAAAACTTGTTCCTGAGATAGGACTCTgactaattattaatattttatcaatatattatGTTTCCTTGTGCTTGGAAATATATTTGCACAGAAAGCAATTGTTTCTTCACTTTTACTAATGCCATCACATTCATGTATCTcctctgttttttaaaatagtaGTTCTATTTTGGCACTTAGTGTTAGGAACTAGGGTTCCAGACTTGAGAGATGAAACTAACACTGGCAAAAAATTCTGAGAGATGAGATGATTGTAGATTAGAACTAGAGATTAGTATAGATCAGATGGGCTTTTAGCCAGTGACCTGAATCAGTTTTATGCAAAACTTAGCTTCTCtagtttcaaaatttcaacccTTATCTTTCGTTCTTTGTGTCTTGACACTAAAAAGAATGATggttaattttcaaatatgcTGTGTGAATTAGGAGAAGTGATGTCAGTTGATTGCTTATCTATTTAGTGCAAATTCCTGTGATGGTAATTGCTAAcactatttttcaaaatttctgcAATAGTTCACTATAATTGATATTTTGCTACTTTCTAGGTCAATCTTGTATTTAGAGGGGAATTTGGAGACCAAAGTATTTTCTGACCCGGTTACTGGTCTTGTTCGTCGCATCAGAGAGGTTGCCATTCGTCAAACAGGTATGGTTTTTCTCCAATCTTCCATTGATTTTTTAATTCCTTACTCCCTGCCTCCCAAAACTTATAGACAactcaatatattaatttgtaatgcATGCGCACACATGTCTCCGCTGTGGACAATAGAAACCGATAGGCTATGTTTACCTATGACTCTGCCTCAATAGAGAATCAAGCTTTGCTCGGTAGACAAACAAATACTTCAACAGTACTTGTTTGTATTTCTCTAGTACATACCCTCTGGGTCAGGGAAATTATTATATGGATGCAATATATATAAGCAactgatcaaatagaaactagaaataaaataaaaactaccttattaattattatttattttaaaaaataagaactACACACGTTCCTTCACTGAACCCCTGTGCTGCCCACCTTCATGACAACTTTTAAAGCACTTCCACCTCAAGGGCTTAACCACTATTCAAcactcttttttttattctacaATTGTGCCTCCACTTTTTATACATTATCCAACTGAATCAATCCAAATTACTCATCCCCTTATAAACCCCTCTCTCATCGTCATCGtcgtcaaatattaatatatccaAATTACTGTACTTCTAAAATTACCACATGCAATATCACAGTACCTTTTTTGTTAAACTTTGTGGCAATCCATTAATTAAAAAACCCAACTTTTACAAAGTCAATATTACTATATTCATGTTAAAACCCTAATTAACTGATACAATCAAACAATCAGTAAATTACAAGCAAATAATATACCATACATTTGCACAAACAACATTACAACAACTCTAATCATTTACAAACCCTAATAGTTACTTACAAGTATAAGCAGGAGCTTCATTAGGTGCGTAAGCGTCACGATCTTCACGTGGTCGACGAACCCAACTCATTCCTCCGCTTACTGTAGATCTCACTGCTTGATTAAGAAAGGGAATCCTTGCTCTTGATGAAGAAGGAAAAGCAACTGCTGTCTGATTACTAAAAGCCCGTGAAACACTAGTGTTGTAAATTCATGTCTAACCCTTATATTTGGGGAGACAACTAATGGCGTGAGAGAAAATTAATGGATTGCCACAAAGTCTAACAAAAAAGGAACTATGATATTGCATGTCATGGTTTTAGAAGTGGAGTATTGCAAGTGGTGTCTCGCTTGAAGTGTAGGTACATAAAATGtactttactctctctctctctctctctctctatatatatatatatataggcacttgctcaaatgagaactttcttaaaatgagaaccgtgagaacttttctaatttatcaatatctcattcatttgaagggccccgctaggggcaccttcacaaaaaatgtatataattaaggtctccacctagctagccgaaaaaaaaaataaaaaaaaaatcactgatgacgtggcagtggacttttttttttgaatttttttttttgactagttagggagagactagttttatatacactttttatattgggtacccactagtttgatgtttagattagtcaaaatatgataaattaaggaagttctcacggttctcattttaagaagttctcactggagtaaccctctctctctctatatatatatatatatatatatatatttaggctTTTGATTAAATAGAAACTTAATATAAAGtagaaactaaaaactaatCATAATCATTAATTATTTTCTATCGTATTAAATTAGAACCACACAAAAAATATCTCATTTTAATCTCTCACTCCCTCTCTTTTCCTTGTTATTCAACCCACCCTCATTGTCAGACTTCCCTTCACCACTCTatgttcatcttcttcatcctaTCCTACAAGATACGTTCATCTTCTATTATTCTTTGGTGAATTCATTCATCTTCTGTAATGAGATTTGTTGTCCTTATTGTCTATTGAATTATGCACCACCACCTCCTTTGATCACTCAAAACCACCTCTTTGTAAACACTGATGGTCACCCCCTGTTCTCCCATCACCAGTGTCTGTGATCACTAATCACCCACAAAGCACAAATTCTAAATATTGAATTATTGATTTTGTCAGATACACTGGTGATTTTTGTAATACAAATCACTAATTTTTGTTGTATGAATTAGTAAATTTTGTATTAAGAATTAGTGATTGAAGTTTAAATCTGATAAACTTAAGAATGTAattgaatttataaaataaaaataaatagacgTCAAAGCGGGAGAAAAGAAAGATGCTATTGAATTCATGGaaatgatgaagaagatgagaaaATTTGGCAGTAGGTGATGGTGTTAGACGAAGGTAAATCAGAGATAGTTGCATTTGAGATGGTGGCTTTGATAGAAGATGGAGGCAGAATTCGGAGATAGCTGTAAATAGTTGTTAGAGGTGAGATAATGGTCGGTGATGATGTAGAGTATGTACGACATGTATAATCTGTGTATAAATATTTGGGCTCTTCTAACTTTTGTGATGAGCTGATCAATTTTAACTTAAGTAGCTCATATTAGTTACTAGTTTTCATTTTAAACTGGTTTCTAGCAAGTAGGATATAATAtatgtgtctgtgtgtgtgttttatagaCCCACTTAAATAGCAAATCCCTCATTCGGAGCTgactaatataatttattgcAGGTAGGCTTGTGTTCCTAGGACAAGGAAACAACTCTCAAAAATCCCTTCCGGGTGAAGTGAAAGGAGTTGGTTATTTCTGAAAGCGGGATTAGAACTTCCATaacgttttttttttaaaaagaaaaatgcaATTTCTGTAATTATTATCAGACAATACATTGCCCTTCATTGTTTGATTCTCACAG of Daucus carota subsp. sativus chromosome 3, DH1 v3.0, whole genome shotgun sequence contains these proteins:
- the LOC108211510 gene encoding single-stranded DNA-binding protein, mitochondrial, whose translation is MKMAYSLSRTLCRSVLSNPTKSFIPVSSSSSYCTHEFNSNENTAAASAQVEGDDVSQRPVYVDRPLENGLDYGIYKAILVGQVGQNPVQKKLRSGRTVTLLSIGTGGIRNNRRPLENEEPKDYANRCAVQWHRVSIYREKLGEVAIKHVTPGSILYLEGNLETKVFSDPVTGLVRRIREVAIRQTGRLVFLGQGNNSQKSLPGEVKGVGYF